In Arthrobacter sp. CDRTa11, one DNA window encodes the following:
- a CDS encoding histidine phosphatase family protein has protein sequence MIAPRPQLWILRHGETEWSKSGQYTGLTDLPLTVEGEQQAVEARKVLDPVDFDLVLTSPLRRARRTAELAGFPDAQHEPLAVEWNYGDYEGVSSDLIRKDNPDYLIWTHGVPNGETLDEVAARADKIVARVLESGLDNVLIVAHGHFSRILTARWLELPPSEGRHFILGTAKVCTLGWDKKTPAIVRWGL, from the coding sequence ATGATTGCGCCCCGACCCCAGCTCTGGATCCTGCGCCACGGCGAAACCGAGTGGTCCAAGAGCGGCCAGTACACAGGCCTGACCGACCTGCCGCTGACCGTGGAGGGTGAACAGCAGGCCGTTGAAGCCCGGAAGGTCCTGGACCCGGTGGACTTTGACCTGGTGCTGACGTCGCCCCTGCGCAGGGCCCGGCGCACTGCTGAACTGGCGGGCTTCCCCGACGCCCAGCACGAACCCCTCGCCGTGGAATGGAACTATGGCGACTATGAAGGTGTCAGCTCTGACCTGATCCGCAAGGACAACCCTGACTACCTGATCTGGACGCACGGGGTGCCCAACGGGGAAACCCTGGACGAGGTTGCTGCCCGCGCTGACAAGATTGTGGCCAGGGTCCTCGAGTCAGGCCTGGATAATGTGCTCATTGTGGCGCACGGTCATTTCTCCCGAATCCTGACTGCCCGCTGGCTTGAACTTCCGCCCAGCGAAGGCAGGCATTTCATTCTGGGAACAGCAAAAGTCTGCACCCTGGGCTGGGACAAAAAGACCCCCGCCATTGTCCGCTGGGGACTCTAA
- a CDS encoding phytoene desaturase family protein → MPDVAVVGSGPNGLAAAAVMARAGLSVEVYEAAGTFGGGTRTVELMQPGHFHDVCSSVHPMALASPFFRDFELARRVDLVVPDLSFGSPLDGGRAALAYRSLDRTADGLGQDGAAYRNLMRPLVSRIGGVMDFTQHQLLRMPRDPLAAVLFGLRTLEQGSPLWNARFREDLAPTLLSGVAAHAVSHLPSLAASAAGLMLTALAHAQGWPIPVGGSASIAAALAADIKAHGGAIHTGTPVDNIKDLGAPRAILLDVAPQGLLNLAGADLPTAYRRSLESFRYGNGSCKVDFILSGPVPWAARELAGAGTVHVAGTRAELAHAENEVSSGRHPERPYVLAAQPSPFDSGRAPAGRHILWTYCHVPAGSDRDMGEAVTAQLERFAPGFLDVVVQTHVTTAAGLARYNRNYIGGDFSAGAMDVRGLLQRPVVSPVPWRTPLRGIYLCSSSTPPGPGVTGMPGFFAAKHALKDIFGLPVPHLGL, encoded by the coding sequence ATGCCTGACGTGGCCGTTGTTGGTTCCGGCCCCAACGGGCTGGCCGCCGCCGCAGTGATGGCCCGGGCGGGCCTTTCCGTTGAGGTCTACGAGGCCGCAGGAACGTTTGGCGGGGGGACCCGAACCGTAGAACTGATGCAGCCCGGGCACTTCCATGATGTTTGCTCGTCCGTTCATCCCATGGCGCTGGCCTCGCCGTTCTTCCGGGATTTTGAGCTGGCCCGGCGGGTGGATCTGGTGGTTCCTGATCTTTCCTTTGGATCACCGCTCGACGGCGGCCGTGCGGCCCTTGCCTACCGATCCCTGGACCGGACGGCTGACGGACTGGGGCAGGACGGTGCCGCGTACCGGAACCTGATGCGCCCGCTCGTGAGCCGCATCGGCGGCGTCATGGACTTCACCCAGCATCAGCTCCTGCGGATGCCCCGGGATCCGCTCGCGGCAGTCCTCTTCGGCCTCAGGACGCTTGAACAGGGATCGCCGCTGTGGAATGCCAGGTTTCGGGAGGACCTCGCGCCCACGCTGCTCAGCGGGGTCGCTGCGCACGCGGTATCGCACCTTCCGTCGCTGGCGGCTTCGGCTGCCGGGCTGATGCTCACCGCGCTGGCACATGCTCAGGGCTGGCCGATTCCTGTTGGCGGATCAGCCTCCATCGCCGCAGCACTCGCTGCGGACATTAAAGCCCACGGCGGCGCGATCCATACAGGAACACCGGTAGACAACATCAAGGACCTTGGTGCCCCCCGTGCCATTCTCCTGGACGTTGCCCCCCAAGGACTGCTGAACCTGGCAGGGGCGGATCTCCCCACGGCATACCGGCGATCCCTGGAATCCTTTCGCTATGGCAACGGTTCCTGCAAAGTGGACTTCATCCTGTCCGGACCTGTCCCATGGGCAGCCCGTGAACTGGCAGGTGCGGGGACCGTGCACGTCGCAGGAACGCGGGCGGAGCTCGCTCACGCGGAGAACGAGGTGTCGTCCGGCAGGCATCCCGAACGGCCGTACGTGCTCGCGGCGCAGCCCTCGCCGTTTGACAGCGGCCGGGCGCCGGCAGGCCGGCACATCCTTTGGACGTACTGCCATGTGCCGGCCGGATCAGACCGGGACATGGGCGAGGCGGTCACGGCCCAGTTGGAAAGGTTTGCCCCAGGATTCCTCGATGTGGTGGTCCAGACTCATGTGACAACGGCCGCTGGACTTGCCCGGTACAACAGGAACTATATTGGCGGCGACTTTAGCGCCGGCGCCATGGATGTGCGCGGATTGCTGCAGCGGCCTGTGGTTTCCCCCGTCCCGTGGCGAACACCCTTACGCGGGATCTATCTCTGTTCCTCTTCCACGCCCCCGGGCCCGGGCGTCACCGGAATGCCCGGGTTCTTCGCGGCAAAACATGCACTCAAGGACATATTCGGACTGCCCGTCCCGCACCTCGGCCTCTGA
- a CDS encoding NUDIX hydrolase: MPSAIGAHVAPAQHSAPASLPTVEEISAGGVVVDTSDDELRVAIIARLNRGGRLEWCLPKGHPEGKENNEEAAVREIAEETGIDGRILAPLGSIDYWFTVSGHRVHKTVHHYLLRATGGELTIENDPDQEAVDVAWVPIQELARKLSFPNERRIADLAREVLPEHL; this comes from the coding sequence TTGCCGTCGGCAATCGGTGCCCACGTCGCGCCTGCCCAGCATTCGGCGCCGGCATCTCTGCCTACGGTTGAGGAAATTTCCGCCGGTGGCGTTGTGGTGGACACGTCCGACGACGAACTCCGGGTGGCAATCATTGCCCGCCTGAACAGGGGCGGACGTTTGGAATGGTGCCTGCCGAAGGGCCATCCGGAGGGCAAAGAAAACAACGAAGAGGCTGCAGTCCGCGAGATCGCTGAGGAGACCGGCATCGACGGCCGGATCCTTGCTCCGCTGGGCAGCATCGACTACTGGTTTACGGTCAGCGGCCACCGGGTTCACAAGACCGTGCACCACTACCTCCTGCGCGCCACCGGTGGTGAGCTCACCATTGAAAACGATCCCGACCAGGAAGCCGTTGACGTGGCATGGGTGCCCATCCAGGAACTCGCGCGGAAGCTCTCCTTCCCCAATGAGCGGCGCATCGCGGATCTGGCCAGGGAAGTCCTGCCCGAACACCTCTGA
- a CDS encoding CCA tRNA nucleotidyltransferase — translation MAHAHHKTDTHTVDFQVDPVVLELGQRFVDAGHELSLVGGPVRDLFLGRTSPDLDFTTDATPDQTVALIKKWADNYWEIGRAFGTIGMRKAGFQIEITTYRAEAYDPESRKPVVAFGSSLTDDLLRRDFTINAMALRLPSLELVDPFGGVRDLHASVLATPGAPEASFSDDPLRMMRAARFASQLGISVHDDVRLAMSQMAERIAIISAERVRDELIKLICGAHPRVGVDLLVDTGLAEFVLPEVSALRLESDEHHRHKDVYQHSLQVLEQATELETGPDGGVPAPDFVLRFAALMHDVGKPATRRFEPGGAVSFRHHDMVGSKLTAKRMKALRFDNDTIKAVARLVELHMRFYGYGEAGWSDSAVRRYVTDAGPLLERLHRLTRSDVTTRNQRKAERLAFAYDDLEARIATLREQESLDAVRPDLDGAQIMAILALKPGPVVGRAYKFLLEERMENGPLDPDDAKSRLLEWWADQPESAPPAPETGMSPANVELSPTEEPK, via the coding sequence ATGGCGCACGCACATCACAAGACTGATACCCACACCGTCGACTTCCAGGTGGACCCGGTGGTCCTGGAGCTGGGGCAGCGCTTTGTCGACGCCGGACATGAGCTCTCGCTGGTGGGCGGGCCGGTGCGGGACCTCTTCCTGGGACGGACATCACCTGACCTTGACTTCACCACCGACGCCACGCCGGACCAGACGGTTGCCCTGATCAAGAAATGGGCTGACAACTACTGGGAAATCGGCCGGGCGTTCGGAACGATCGGAATGCGTAAGGCAGGCTTCCAGATCGAGATCACCACGTACCGCGCCGAAGCCTACGATCCCGAGTCCCGCAAGCCCGTGGTGGCATTTGGCTCGTCACTGACTGATGACCTGCTGCGGCGCGACTTCACCATCAACGCCATGGCGCTGCGGCTGCCAAGCCTGGAACTCGTTGACCCGTTCGGAGGTGTCCGGGACCTGCATGCATCGGTCCTTGCCACGCCAGGCGCGCCCGAGGCGTCCTTCTCCGACGATCCCCTCCGGATGATGCGGGCCGCCAGGTTCGCGTCCCAGCTCGGCATCTCAGTGCACGACGACGTCCGGCTGGCGATGAGCCAGATGGCCGAACGGATTGCCATCATTTCAGCCGAACGCGTCCGTGATGAACTCATCAAGCTGATCTGCGGCGCCCACCCCCGCGTGGGCGTGGACCTGCTCGTGGACACGGGCCTGGCGGAGTTCGTGCTGCCGGAAGTGTCAGCGTTGCGGCTTGAATCGGATGAGCACCACCGCCACAAGGATGTCTACCAGCATTCCCTGCAGGTCCTGGAGCAGGCCACCGAGCTGGAAACAGGGCCGGATGGTGGCGTGCCCGCCCCGGATTTTGTGCTGCGGTTCGCTGCACTGATGCACGACGTCGGCAAGCCGGCTACGCGGCGCTTTGAACCGGGCGGCGCGGTCAGCTTCCGGCACCACGACATGGTGGGGTCAAAGCTGACCGCCAAACGGATGAAGGCGCTCCGCTTCGACAATGACACCATCAAGGCCGTGGCGCGCCTGGTGGAGCTGCACATGCGCTTCTATGGCTATGGCGAGGCCGGCTGGAGCGACTCCGCCGTTCGGCGCTACGTGACCGACGCCGGCCCTCTCCTGGAACGGCTCCACCGGCTGACCCGCTCGGACGTCACCACGCGCAACCAGCGCAAGGCTGAGCGGCTGGCCTTTGCCTACGACGACCTCGAAGCCAGGATCGCCACCCTGCGCGAGCAGGAGTCCCTTGATGCTGTGCGCCCCGACCTTGACGGGGCCCAGATTATGGCCATCCTGGCGCTCAAACCGGGACCTGTTGTGGGCCGTGCCTATAAGTTCCTGCTCGAGGAACGGATGGAAAACGGCCCCCTGGATCCCGACGATGCAAAATCCAGGTTGCTGGAGTGGTGGGCGGACCAGCCCGAATCAGCACCGCCTGCACCCGAGACCGGCATGTCCCCTGCAAACGTGGAACTCTCCCCCACTGAGGAGCCCAAGTGA
- a CDS encoding glycosyltransferase family 87 protein, whose amino-acid sequence MQETRPPANRRRTRLVVPSRSDLLLRNFTELIGGPMGTRSAPGVVSPGIFTVERVLIILTVIAALAGIGIKGYCRANGWESPSQFYATCYSDFPELFRNRGLGEGTFPFFSQGSLFEYPVLMGLIAGATAFLVPGQGVSDDRILGYYDINATLIAAVWIVTVLATARMSNRRPWDAAMVALAPGIVFAGTINWDMWAVGMLALGMYFFSKERLLIAGVLMGLGTATKLYPVLIFGAILLLALRTGRIRAFLVTGGAALVSWLAVNVPIAAINPSGWRYFYQFTEDRPAGYSSPWFAYNLVAERLRWKILDAESINALALNIFVLACIGIAVVALTAARRPRIAQLAFLIVAAFILTNKVYSPQFVIWLIPLLALARPRWRDFLVWQGIEGLHWAAIWMYLGQVTSNGPSQHNIDMPYYVFAVAAHMLATAYLMFRVVWDIYEPTYDPIRRHDLDDPHGGPFDGAPDWLRIAVGRPAESVLPWRARSHA is encoded by the coding sequence ATGCAGGAGACCAGACCGCCGGCGAACCGACGACGCACCCGGCTGGTGGTTCCTAGCCGCAGCGATCTGCTGCTGAGGAACTTCACCGAGCTGATCGGTGGACCAATGGGTACCCGATCGGCCCCCGGGGTTGTTTCACCAGGGATATTCACCGTGGAACGGGTACTGATCATCCTGACGGTCATCGCCGCGCTGGCGGGCATTGGCATCAAAGGCTATTGCCGTGCCAATGGGTGGGAGTCCCCCAGCCAGTTTTACGCGACGTGCTACTCCGACTTTCCAGAACTCTTCCGTAACCGGGGCCTTGGGGAGGGGACCTTTCCGTTCTTTAGCCAGGGAAGCCTCTTTGAGTACCCGGTCCTGATGGGCCTGATCGCCGGAGCAACAGCCTTTCTGGTTCCCGGCCAAGGGGTGAGCGATGACCGCATCCTGGGGTATTACGACATCAATGCCACCCTGATTGCCGCTGTCTGGATCGTCACGGTGCTGGCTACTGCGCGTATGTCGAACCGCCGGCCCTGGGATGCGGCCATGGTGGCGCTGGCCCCTGGCATCGTCTTCGCCGGGACCATCAACTGGGACATGTGGGCTGTGGGAATGCTGGCCCTGGGAATGTACTTCTTTTCGAAGGAACGGCTGCTCATTGCCGGGGTCCTGATGGGGTTGGGCACCGCCACGAAGCTTTATCCAGTGCTGATCTTCGGTGCGATTCTGCTTCTCGCTCTGCGCACCGGCCGTATCAGGGCGTTCCTGGTGACCGGCGGCGCCGCGCTGGTGTCCTGGCTCGCGGTGAACGTTCCCATCGCGGCGATAAACCCCTCCGGCTGGCGGTACTTTTACCAGTTCACGGAAGACCGGCCGGCCGGCTACAGCTCGCCCTGGTTCGCCTACAACCTGGTGGCGGAGAGGCTCCGCTGGAAGATCCTGGACGCCGAGAGCATCAACGCCCTTGCCCTGAATATTTTCGTGCTGGCCTGCATCGGGATAGCGGTGGTAGCACTGACGGCCGCGCGGCGTCCGCGGATAGCACAGCTCGCTTTCCTGATCGTGGCGGCCTTTATCCTCACCAACAAGGTCTACTCACCGCAGTTCGTGATCTGGCTGATCCCCCTCCTGGCCCTCGCAAGGCCCCGGTGGCGGGATTTCCTGGTCTGGCAAGGCATAGAAGGCCTGCACTGGGCAGCCATCTGGATGTACCTCGGACAGGTGACCAGCAACGGCCCGTCGCAGCACAATATAGACATGCCCTACTACGTTTTCGCCGTAGCGGCCCATATGCTTGCAACGGCATATCTTATGTTCAGGGTGGTGTGGGACATATACGAGCCGACGTACGATCCCATCCGCAGGCATGATCTGGATGACCCCCACGGCGGTCCTTTTGACGGCGCTCCCGACTGGCTGAGGATCGCTGTAGGCCGCCCGGCCGAGTCTGTCCTTCCGTGGAGGGCGAGGAGCCATGCCTGA